A single window of Caldicellulosiruptor bescii DSM 6725 DNA harbors:
- a CDS encoding Ig-like domain-containing protein — translation MNARNKKFLSMILAMFLVLQFLPFNTFAADGEVQMSGREAVDYALFSASRESALLLNGSRISIKGDVHTNADFVYQGSELVIDGACEASGKVSAKNAKALITKEIECAPIIEMSDYTTEIKTIASENAEIFEADQKYHGNSIVFEKSIIANGSIFVNGSKFTTNDYIIATKDISINVAKSEIGFKNGSVICSETGNITFNGSEVNIKGIIYAPKGTVTINSGIFTLKGRILANKIIFRGITLNVQSNKEDIDLIYRETDIIFDQIRNEYECNIEHKISFTIVDKFGKPVPNVICSISVTGNATAPSSVTTNSDGRATIVISDSMNESITLTITTKKGLSKSIVLNFVKNQAIINLYIVDNNNLPVSGAQITVLSLDSAADNASKVFYSNEQGIADFSLPEGNYTFKIGKDNYKQVIYEKISLTAGNVYSNTIILQELLNEIFVQYKTILTNQPVKNRISVKVLYEKNQLRSETQNSTPVELFMMNASGEWLSKGFLFDNGNLSINGDEIKADQVYTNIFDFNETQQGKLRLKIVVYRADGTQISKEFSIEVIEPLPDVAFQTLIDVNNYVREYIQSYFTSNVNTSVKELANLLKLELSGDDRIKEVNVVNDSLEITLTSGLKLYVLITENSSTETMVRGSGSFQQIDLKPESDCKIIDFNYDFTLSKDILLWAPFDTKWGEADETRYVEEIVNSSPYGYKLDIVRDTEANVESLRDVTKYGMIIFATHGHNGQWLVTGEKLGENIKYKIEQQKDEVGIFTIADIDNKNSETYYAVSNKWFENNLSDRFAKSIIVNNSCYSTATDLLWNAFAQRGACAYFGYSDKVTNECIVINSVHLLTEIILNGRCTVEAYVPTLDTYYNDNGMFQIKGQANLKMPYGLINGSFENDLIGWQTDGDGRATTGLGFVKPTDGSKMGIISTGLGYTLEHGELKQRIFIPEYANKLIFDWNVLSEEFLEWIGSRYDDPFVVTITLEGENGQEVKILDLDINKIASMFNATETNGGNLIKVSPEIVFDKGDVWMTDWQTTEFDVTPFRGQNAVLKFSVKDAVDTIYTTAVLIDNIRFDVNYGYSGRPVEVDPLMFSKDFSRGIFNNTKGISYIFYDPKNFKSQAEFARKWVRFKNGYKSIEQVKAIQVETEEVFVREWNNMRDEGIDNVILFFHGKYYAIMINNDRDVDRDNKTDKENLTVNPDGKTLHDDLATEIRKLKEKKIKELVLLSCNNGLLDAIDTKATISEKDKKLVTLGNVAQAFLETQNVEKVEGFDGSLSFFGGTCFPRIALDQSSFYEQLEQLENYKRHKNFPRPVGLSYNPFGIKVLPVGKVIYFKDRNGKTKCSYKCDKFLVEIEVIGNYDGKE, via the coding sequence ATGAATGCAAGAAATAAGAAGTTTTTAAGTATGATTTTAGCAATGTTTTTGGTACTCCAATTTTTACCGTTCAATACGTTTGCTGCTGATGGAGAAGTTCAGATGTCTGGACGGGAAGCTGTTGATTATGCTTTGTTTTCTGCAAGTCGAGAGAGCGCATTATTACTGAATGGTTCAAGAATCAGCATAAAGGGTGATGTGCATACTAATGCGGACTTTGTGTATCAAGGTTCAGAGCTTGTTATTGACGGTGCATGTGAAGCTTCAGGTAAAGTGAGTGCAAAGAATGCAAAAGCTTTAATAACCAAAGAAATTGAATGTGCACCCATTATTGAAATGTCGGATTATACTACTGAGATTAAAACAATAGCAAGTGAAAATGCAGAGATATTTGAAGCTGATCAGAAATACCATGGGAACAGTATAGTATTCGAGAAATCTATCATTGCTAATGGGAGTATTTTTGTAAATGGTTCGAAATTTACAACTAATGACTATATAATAGCAACGAAAGATATTTCAATTAATGTGGCGAAAAGTGAAATTGGCTTTAAAAATGGGAGTGTTATTTGTTCTGAAACAGGTAATATTACCTTTAATGGTTCTGAGGTAAATATAAAGGGTATCATTTATGCGCCTAAAGGAACTGTTACTATTAATTCGGGAATATTTACTTTGAAAGGAAGGATACTGGCGAATAAAATAATTTTTAGAGGAATTACTTTAAATGTACAGAGCAACAAAGAGGATATAGATTTAATTTACAGAGAAACAGATATAATTTTTGATCAAATTCGAAATGAATATGAATGCAATATTGAACATAAAATATCATTTACGATAGTGGACAAGTTTGGCAAACCAGTACCGAATGTTATCTGTTCAATAAGTGTTACAGGCAATGCAACTGCACCAAGTTCTGTTACGACCAATAGTGATGGAAGAGCAACTATTGTTATTTCGGATAGTATGAATGAATCAATTACGCTAACTATAACCACAAAGAAGGGTTTGAGCAAATCTATAGTACTTAATTTTGTGAAGAATCAAGCAATTATTAATTTATACATTGTGGATAATAACAATTTACCTGTAAGTGGAGCCCAAATAACCGTTTTATCCTTGGATAGTGCGGCTGATAATGCAAGTAAAGTATTTTATTCTAATGAACAGGGTATTGCTGATTTTAGTTTGCCTGAGGGAAATTATACCTTTAAAATAGGGAAAGATAATTACAAACAAGTTATTTATGAAAAGATAAGTTTAACAGCAGGTAATGTATATTCGAATACAATCATTCTGCAAGAGTTACTTAACGAGATATTTGTTCAATATAAAACTATTTTAACAAATCAACCGGTTAAAAACCGAATAAGCGTAAAAGTGCTTTACGAGAAGAACCAGTTAAGAAGCGAAACACAAAACAGTACACCTGTGGAGCTATTTATGATGAATGCTTCAGGCGAGTGGTTATCAAAGGGTTTTCTTTTTGACAATGGCAATTTAAGTATAAATGGCGATGAGATCAAAGCTGACCAAGTGTACACAAATATTTTTGACTTTAATGAAACTCAGCAGGGAAAACTAAGATTGAAAATTGTAGTTTACAGAGCTGATGGAACTCAAATTAGCAAAGAGTTTAGCATAGAAGTTATTGAACCTTTACCTGATGTGGCATTCCAAACACTTATTGATGTTAATAACTACGTGAGGGAATATATTCAAAGTTATTTTACTTCCAATGTTAACACAAGCGTTAAGGAATTAGCAAATCTACTAAAGCTGGAACTGAGTGGGGATGACAGGATAAAAGAAGTAAATGTTGTTAATGATTCATTAGAAATCACATTGACGAGCGGTTTGAAGTTATATGTTCTAATAACAGAAAATAGCAGTACTGAGACAATGGTTAGAGGTAGTGGAAGTTTTCAACAGATAGATTTAAAACCAGAATCTGATTGTAAAATTATTGATTTTAATTATGACTTTACATTATCAAAGGACATTCTGCTGTGGGCACCGTTTGACACAAAGTGGGGCGAGGCCGACGAGACAAGATATGTTGAAGAGATTGTAAATTCTTCGCCGTATGGTTATAAGTTGGACATAGTAAGAGATACTGAAGCCAATGTAGAGTCACTGAGGGATGTTACAAAATATGGTATGATTATATTTGCAACTCATGGTCATAATGGTCAGTGGTTGGTGACAGGAGAAAAATTGGGAGAAAACATTAAATACAAAATAGAACAGCAGAAAGATGAAGTTGGTATATTTACAATAGCAGATATAGATAATAAAAATTCTGAAACCTATTATGCAGTAAGCAACAAATGGTTTGAAAATAATCTTTCTGATAGATTTGCCAAGAGCATTATAGTAAATAATTCTTGCTATAGCACAGCAACAGATTTACTTTGGAATGCATTTGCTCAAAGAGGAGCATGTGCATATTTTGGTTATAGTGATAAAGTAACGAATGAATGTATAGTGATAAATAGCGTGCATTTACTTACAGAGATAATTTTGAATGGTAGGTGTACAGTTGAAGCCTATGTACCAACTTTAGATACTTATTATAATGATAATGGGATGTTTCAGATAAAAGGTCAGGCAAATTTGAAGATGCCATATGGATTGATTAATGGTAGTTTTGAAAATGACCTTATTGGGTGGCAAACGGACGGAGATGGGAGAGCAACAACTGGGCTTGGCTTTGTAAAGCCGACAGATGGAAGCAAGATGGGGATTATTTCAACAGGTTTAGGCTATACGTTAGAACATGGTGAGCTAAAGCAAAGAATATTTATACCTGAATATGCCAACAAGTTAATATTTGATTGGAATGTTTTATCAGAAGAATTTTTAGAATGGATAGGTTCACGCTACGATGATCCATTTGTTGTAACAATAACCTTAGAGGGTGAAAATGGGCAGGAGGTTAAGATTTTAGATTTGGACATAAATAAAATAGCTTCAATGTTTAATGCGACAGAAACTAACGGTGGGAATTTAATAAAAGTTTCACCTGAGATAGTGTTTGATAAAGGCGATGTATGGATGACAGACTGGCAGACCACAGAATTTGATGTAACACCATTCAGAGGGCAGAATGCAGTTCTGAAATTTAGCGTTAAAGATGCGGTTGATACCATATATACGACAGCTGTGTTGATAGATAATATTAGATTTGATGTAAATTACGGATATTCAGGGCGACCAGTAGAAGTTGATCCACTGATGTTTAGCAAAGATTTTAGCAGGGGTATTTTTAATAACACAAAGGGAATAAGTTATATATTTTATGATCCAAAAAACTTTAAATCACAAGCAGAGTTTGCGAGAAAATGGGTTAGATTTAAAAATGGATACAAGAGTATAGAACAGGTTAAAGCCATCCAAGTAGAAACAGAGGAAGTATTTGTGAGGGAATGGAATAATATGAGAGATGAAGGGATTGACAACGTAATTTTGTTTTTTCACGGTAAGTATTATGCTATAATGATAAATAATGATAGAGACGTTGATCGTGATAATAAAACAGATAAAGAAAACCTAACAGTCAATCCAGACGGGAAGACACTACATGATGATTTAGCAACTGAAATAAGGAAATTAAAGGAAAAGAAAATAAAGGAACTAGTACTGCTAAGTTGCAATAATGGTTTGCTTGATGCTATAGACACAAAAGCAACAATAAGTGAAAAAGATAAAAAATTAGTTACCCTTGGTAACGTGGCACAGGCATTTTTAGAAACGCAGAATGTTGAGAAAGTAGAGGGGTTTGATGGTTCATTGAGTTTTTTCGGGGGCACATGTTTTCCAAGAATTGCTTTAGACCAGAGTTCTTTTTACGAACAGCTTGAGCAATTAGAGAATTATAAAAGGCACAAAAATTTTCCAAGGCCGGTTGGACTCTCGTATAATCCTTTCGGAATAAAAGTATTACCTGTTGGGAAGGTCATATATTTTAAAGATAGAAATGGAAAGACGAAATGTTCATATAAGTGTGATAAATTTTTAGTAGAGATAGAGGTGATAGGTAATTATGATGGAAAAGAGTGA
- a CDS encoding RCC1 domain-containing protein, translating to MRKIKYAVLLFLIFSFLSMTLSNANSKNKENSKELQGENFKVISSGAGSLHTLAIKDDGTVWAWGYNGFGQLGNGTYKDSCIPVRVKGLKDVVAVSAGTFHSLALKKDGSVWIWGHTNYGQRKSDVYRDFTTPVKVKELKNIVAIAAGWDFSLAVGSDGSVWAWGINNHGELGIGSLKPSAVPVKVKGLKDVVAVSAGLYHSLALKRDGTVWSWGYNEDGELGNRPTEDYTVSVPVRVKGLSDVIAISAGGFHSIALNKDGAVWIWGGGIIEKNGKIDNSYIPVRIRWLNKVVAIAAGYRHSIALKDDGTVWVWGHNSYGVLGSNVGEHSFLLVQVKGLKNVVAVAAGRLHSVALTKNGTIWAWGNNAFGQLGRENNSFSLNLPYKVKWLDNVVAIATGGSHTLAIKRDGTVWSWGANNKGQLGNGTYKSSYIPTCVKGLNNAVLVEAGSQHSLAVDKDGTVWVWGFIESVWSEKNTKDILSPLPIKIGKLNDITEIAGGLDYILVLRKDGNIWGCGNDFYFRKFTDSSVSSVTKLIRLDNIKNVRSIAAGYFHSLAVRTDGTVWSWGDTNLDNKKKYLNFSEKPVKIKGLSGVVKVAAGKYHSLALKKDGTVWSWGYNAYGQLGNGTRETSFVPVRVKGLNNVVAIAAGDYHSMALKKDGTVWVWGSNIRGQLGRRNIEFSTVPLKVEKLDNVVAIAAGDTHSVALKKDGTVWVWGIECDRDLSKEILSSSSIPVQIKFR from the coding sequence ATGAGAAAAATAAAGTATGCAGTATTATTGTTTTTAATTTTTAGTTTTCTAAGTATGACCTTATCAAATGCAAATTCAAAGAATAAAGAAAACAGCAAAGAGTTGCAGGGAGAAAATTTTAAGGTTATTTCATCAGGTGCCGGGAGTCTTCACACGTTGGCAATTAAAGATGATGGAACAGTGTGGGCATGGGGATATAATGGTTTTGGGCAGCTTGGCAATGGCACATATAAAGATTCGTGTATTCCTGTTCGTGTTAAGGGGCTCAAGGATGTGGTGGCAGTATCAGCAGGGACGTTTCATTCTTTGGCGTTAAAGAAGGATGGGAGTGTATGGATTTGGGGTCATACTAACTATGGACAGAGAAAAAGCGATGTATATAGAGATTTTACAACGCCAGTGAAGGTAAAAGAACTAAAAAATATAGTTGCGATTGCAGCTGGGTGGGATTTTTCATTGGCTGTTGGTTCTGACGGAAGCGTTTGGGCATGGGGTATAAACAATCATGGGGAGCTTGGAATTGGGAGTTTAAAACCATCAGCTGTTCCAGTAAAGGTGAAAGGGTTAAAAGATGTAGTAGCAGTTTCAGCAGGACTTTATCATTCATTGGCACTGAAACGTGATGGTACTGTTTGGAGTTGGGGATATAATGAAGATGGTGAGCTCGGGAACAGACCAACTGAAGATTATACTGTTTCTGTTCCTGTCCGTGTAAAGGGATTATCTGATGTTATAGCAATCTCAGCAGGTGGTTTTCATTCTATAGCACTAAATAAAGATGGCGCTGTTTGGATTTGGGGTGGAGGTATAATTGAGAAAAATGGGAAAATAGATAATTCATATATTCCTGTACGTATAAGATGGTTAAATAAGGTTGTAGCTATTGCTGCCGGTTATCGTCATTCAATAGCATTGAAAGATGATGGGACAGTATGGGTATGGGGACATAATTCTTATGGTGTGCTTGGTAGTAATGTTGGTGAGCATTCATTTTTGCTTGTTCAGGTTAAGGGTTTAAAGAACGTTGTAGCAGTTGCCGCAGGCAGATTGCATTCAGTTGCTTTAACAAAAAATGGTACTATTTGGGCATGGGGGAATAATGCTTTTGGTCAGCTGGGAAGAGAGAATAATAGCTTTTCTTTAAATCTTCCATATAAAGTGAAATGGCTTGACAATGTTGTAGCAATTGCTACGGGTGGTTCTCATACGTTAGCAATAAAAAGAGATGGAACAGTTTGGTCATGGGGTGCTAATAACAAAGGTCAGCTTGGTAACGGGACTTATAAATCTTCGTATATTCCTACGTGTGTAAAGGGACTAAATAATGCTGTGTTAGTGGAGGCTGGATCTCAACATTCATTAGCAGTAGATAAAGATGGCACTGTTTGGGTATGGGGATTTATTGAAAGTGTGTGGAGTGAAAAAAATACTAAAGATATATTATCTCCACTACCAATAAAGATTGGAAAATTAAACGATATTACGGAAATAGCTGGTGGATTAGATTACATATTGGTTTTAAGAAAAGATGGGAACATATGGGGGTGTGGTAATGATTTTTATTTTCGCAAATTTACCGACAGTTCAGTAAGTTCTGTGACTAAATTAATACGTTTAGATAATATAAAAAATGTGAGGTCAATTGCAGCAGGTTACTTTCATTCATTGGCTGTGAGAACTGATGGGACTGTTTGGTCATGGGGTGATACTAATTTAGATAATAAAAAGAAATATCTTAATTTTTCAGAAAAGCCAGTTAAAATAAAGGGATTGAGTGGAGTAGTAAAAGTAGCGGCTGGTAAATATCATTCTTTGGCTTTGAAAAAGGATGGTACTGTTTGGAGTTGGGGATATAATGCTTATGGTCAGCTTGGGAATGGGACAAGAGAGACATCTTTTGTTCCTGTACGTGTGAAAGGTCTAAACAATGTAGTAGCAATTGCTGCAGGGGATTACCATTCAATGGCACTGAAAAAAGATGGAACTGTTTGGGTATGGGGTTCAAACATTAGAGGGCAGCTTGGTAGAAGAAATATAGAATTTTCAACAGTTCCTTTAAAAGTAGAAAAGCTTGACAATGTTGTGGCAATTGCTGCAGGAGATACTCATTCAGTAGCGCTTAAAAAAGATGGAACAGTATGGGTGTGGGGGATTGAATGTGACAGAGATCTTAGCAAAGAGATTCTTTCCTCTTCATCTATTCCGGTACAAATAAAATTCAGATGA
- a CDS encoding GntR family transcriptional regulator, translated as MLRKVDKHSGVPAYVQIVNMIKSEIILGNLQQGLQLPTVRELQAIFDVNINTVLKAFEKLKAEGFIEAEQGIGYFVKKDIDVDKKIIEIIKGCVRELRSHQIDFYTAMILFEEVWKNEEV; from the coding sequence ATGCTGAGAAAAGTTGATAAACACAGCGGTGTGCCTGCATACGTCCAGATTGTCAACATGATTAAATCAGAGATAATACTTGGAAATCTTCAGCAAGGTTTACAGCTTCCAACTGTAAGAGAACTTCAGGCAATTTTTGATGTGAATATAAACACTGTCTTAAAAGCATTTGAAAAACTAAAAGCTGAAGGTTTTATTGAAGCAGAACAGGGGATTGGGTATTTTGTGAAGAAGGATATTGATGTTGATAAAAAGATAATAGAGATAATAAAAGGGTGTGTTAGGGAACTTAGAAGTCATCAAATAGATTTTTACACAGCCATGATTTTATTTGAGGAGGTGTGGAAAAATGAAGAGGTTTGA
- a CDS encoding alpha/beta hydrolase family protein gives MNLIAKTQKNKNKIIAAILFIILISFSICLLITTVLYSQAFKRCTSKDDKVYSLVKKYPDLIYKRVQFKSNAGQMLRGYIYYKKNNIEAKKGLIVVSHGFGGTHINYLDEINYFTDKGYYVLGFDNTGCGESERDSMIGLPQAVADLDYALRFIEKNNEFKNMPILLFGHSWGGYAVCAVLSYSHKIAGVVSCAGFNSPYEIVKTTAINSYGLWGKVILPYLSLLGKIKFSKLANITALDGIKKSSVPLLVIHSKDDDTVKLENSIFEACKHLNKTNVSLKLFDSKGHDIFLSDNALKYIRQKRNEFKELTSKYGSYKKIPKKILKDFQASINSKLMSEIDQDMMEQIVEFFDNAIELQKNRSM, from the coding sequence ATGAATTTAATAGCAAAGACTCAAAAAAATAAAAACAAGATTATAGCTGCAATACTTTTTATTATCTTAATAAGTTTTTCAATTTGTTTACTAATTACCACTGTTTTATATAGTCAAGCTTTTAAGAGATGTACCTCCAAAGATGATAAAGTGTATTCTCTTGTGAAAAAGTATCCTGATTTAATTTACAAAAGAGTACAATTCAAATCAAATGCAGGACAAATGTTAAGAGGTTATATTTATTATAAGAAAAATAATATCGAAGCTAAAAAAGGTTTAATTGTTGTATCACACGGATTTGGCGGAACCCATATCAATTATTTAGATGAAATAAATTATTTTACGGACAAAGGATATTACGTTCTTGGATTCGATAATACTGGATGTGGTGAAAGTGAAAGGGATTCAATGATTGGGCTTCCACAAGCTGTTGCTGATCTTGATTATGCGTTACGTTTTATTGAAAAGAATAATGAATTTAAAAACATGCCCATATTGCTTTTTGGACATAGTTGGGGTGGTTATGCTGTTTGTGCTGTTTTATCCTATTCTCATAAAATTGCAGGTGTTGTTTCGTGTGCTGGTTTCAATTCCCCATATGAAATTGTAAAAACAACTGCAATAAACTCTTATGGACTATGGGGAAAAGTTATTTTGCCTTATTTAAGTTTGCTTGGAAAAATAAAGTTTAGCAAATTAGCAAACATAACTGCATTAGATGGAATAAAGAAAAGTTCAGTACCTCTGTTGGTCATACATAGTAAGGATGATGATACAGTGAAATTGGAAAATAGTATTTTTGAGGCGTGCAAACATTTAAATAAAACTAATGTTAGTTTAAAACTATTTGATAGTAAAGGACATGATATTTTTTTATCAGACAATGCCTTGAAATATATTCGCCAAAAAAGAAATGAATTTAAAGAGTTAACAAGTAAGTATGGCAGCTACAAAAAAATTCCTAAAAAAATACTTAAGGACTTTCAAGCTAGTATAAACAGCAAATTAATGTCTGAGATTGATCAAGACATGATGGAGCAAATAGTTGAGTTTTTTGATAATGCAATAGAATTACAAAAAAATAGAAGTATGTAG
- a CDS encoding ABC transporter ATP-binding protein, with protein MVVLEVKNLSKRISGKQILADVNFSVQKGEILALVGPNGAGKTTTLKCIINAASRDTGEVLIFGKPFEPSLKKNIAFVSEHRKVFSRLTLGDYYKMYQALYPNWDDLFFKNFLSRYGFSLNQELSKFSMGQRTLILVILVLATNAELVLLDEPTQNLDPTVRFELIQLIKQYVQEKNIAVIVSSHEIFELEEYATNIAIIKNGRILYCDSIDDAKQKHRIVSSMANLKDAEVVGLLDGEVLVRTEKDMGEYPRLNQIIIGYLRGKEGMQEIKSGYYQITDLNSL; from the coding sequence ATGGTAGTATTAGAAGTCAAAAATTTGAGCAAAAGAATAAGCGGGAAACAGATTTTAGCCGACGTGAATTTTTCAGTTCAAAAAGGTGAGATATTGGCTCTTGTTGGACCAAATGGGGCTGGTAAGACGACAACTCTAAAGTGTATAATAAATGCAGCTTCCAGAGATACTGGAGAGGTTTTGATTTTTGGCAAGCCTTTTGAGCCTTCTTTAAAGAAGAACATAGCATTTGTTTCTGAGCACAGAAAAGTTTTTTCAAGGTTGACATTAGGTGATTACTATAAAATGTATCAAGCCTTGTATCCAAATTGGGATGATTTATTTTTCAAAAATTTTCTTTCGCGCTATGGGTTTAGCTTAAATCAAGAACTTTCTAAATTTTCAATGGGACAAAGAACACTTATCCTTGTTATCTTAGTATTGGCAACAAATGCAGAGCTGGTGCTTTTAGATGAACCTACTCAAAACCTTGACCCAACTGTAAGATTTGAGTTGATACAACTTATAAAACAATATGTTCAAGAGAAAAATATAGCAGTTATTGTGTCTTCACACGAGATTTTTGAACTTGAAGAGTATGCAACAAATATTGCGATAATCAAAAATGGCAGAATTTTGTACTGCGATTCAATTGATGATGCTAAACAAAAACACAGAATAGTCTCTTCAATGGCAAACTTGAAGGATGCAGAAGTTGTAGGTTTGCTTGACGGTGAGGTTTTAGTAAGAACTGAGAAGGATATGGGAGAATATCCCCGATTAAATCAAATTATAATTGGATATTTAAGAGGAAAAGAAGGTATGCAGGAAATTAAAAGTGGTTACTACCAGATAACAGATTTAAATTCTTTATAA
- a CDS encoding zinc metalloprotease, with protein sequence MIKTVHKKCFNQIKVLFATVLVILSTYLPTYTYSHEIYSYPIRWYTKITEDGKTKLYLKANKDYLDQPFLETYTSSLSNWNNAWSANANYNIHSVSHIKCIDTTYSNANLFFCSASKEWWQQLFNYSYEQYEFLALTENYNIYGTKVDSSTVSSVDRNIGKSIIYLSPYVTSTAYNFIQRRGILMHEMGHAIGLGHPNGTDSRNPYSAQTYGSIMDNYFNEDYPSIHDVYDIEIMYNFNCRY encoded by the coding sequence ATGATTAAAACTGTTCACAAAAAATGTTTTAATCAAATCAAAGTTCTCTTTGCAACAGTTTTAGTTATATTATCTACTTACTTACCAACTTATACTTACTCACACGAAATATACTCGTACCCCATTAGATGGTATACTAAAATTACAGAAGATGGCAAAACAAAACTTTATTTAAAAGCTAATAAGGATTATTTAGATCAACCATTCTTAGAGACATATACATCTTCTTTAAGTAACTGGAATAATGCATGGAGTGCTAATGCAAATTATAATATTCACTCAGTTTCTCATATAAAATGTATTGATACAACATACTCAAATGCAAATCTTTTCTTTTGCTCAGCTTCAAAAGAATGGTGGCAACAATTATTTAATTACAGTTACGAGCAATACGAGTTTTTAGCTCTCACAGAAAATTATAATATCTATGGAACTAAAGTTGACTCTTCTACCGTTTCAAGTGTAGACAGAAATATTGGCAAATCTATTATATACTTAAGTCCCTACGTCACTTCGACTGCCTACAATTTTATTCAACGGAGAGGAATTTTAATGCATGAGATGGGACATGCAATTGGTTTGGGACACCCAAATGGTACAGATTCCAGAAATCCATATTCAGCTCAAACATACGGAAGTATAATGGACAATTATTTTAATGAGGATTATCCTTCTATTCACGACGTATATGATATAGAGATAATGTATAATTTTAATTGCCGTTATTAA
- the ylxM gene encoding YlxM family DNA-binding protein, translated as MQQENKVYLSLLYDFYKDFLTERQKKIIELYVNEDLTLGEISKELGISRQGVFDAFRKAKIALKRYEAKLKLADKYYKNRSIIEEVLQKLRRIYERYKDEEIMSIINSIQEWQEDV; from the coding sequence ATGCAGCAAGAAAATAAGGTATATTTGAGCCTTCTTTACGATTTTTATAAGGACTTTTTGACCGAAAGACAAAAAAAGATTATAGAGCTGTATGTAAATGAAGATTTAACCTTGGGAGAGATATCAAAAGAACTTGGCATATCACGGCAGGGTGTTTTTGATGCATTTAGAAAAGCAAAAATAGCCTTAAAAAGGTATGAGGCAAAGCTAAAACTGGCAGACAAGTATTATAAAAACAGGAGCATAATTGAAGAAGTCCTCCAGAAACTAAGGAGAATATACGAAAGATACAAAGATGAAGAAATCATGAGTATAATAAATAGTATTCAGGAGTGGCAAGAAGATGTTTAG